The Astyanax mexicanus isolate ESR-SI-001 chromosome 7, AstMex3_surface, whole genome shotgun sequence genome has a window encoding:
- the LOC111196040 gene encoding uncharacterized protein LOC111196040, which translates to MAFFRSFQTSIPSMSYLLSSVSETMDDIASALGDVTFTVSGEIAEHVNTIIHKVQAEEMERLRKKEAAEKEAAALERETHLRNAELQPQASINQAQDPNANLGTSEIEPQTLSNLPKNSLICQDEAEIQTPDQDLTGQPLEVEAQAENWNLETAKIQPEALISQHRSIEISKDEAEISAQGLSSKPIYVEAETWMETAEIQPKSSFSQYRNLEISLDETQIPPQASSGQPLQAETETWLETDETQPELLSAQCQNMETLLDVAETQPQALSSQPRDSETFLSKFETQPWAPSSPAEDFVPYLYKPVPKPQVSPSLSQDPEAYTTDYFTGSAPSTETFSTGSDLSQPADTTLRRNQQHSKSILKPRGQNGSTKVKPRDSQKSQRSVLERVKCSISFAGRFSERRSKRERNRRSGKGEAMKALKFSI; encoded by the coding sequence ATGGCATTTTTCCGAAGCTTCCAGACCAGCATTCCTTCCATGTCCTACCTCTTAAGCTCTGTGTCCGAAACAATGGACGATATCGCGTCCGCTTTGGGTGACGTCACGTTTACAGTCAGTGGAGAGATCGCTGAGCATGTCAACACCATCATCCACAAAGTTCAGGCTGAGGAAATGGAGAGACTCCGCAAGAAAGAGGCAGCAGAAAAGGAGGCAGCAGCCCTGGAGAGGGAGACCCACCTCAGAAACGCTGAATTACAGCCCCAGGCTTCGATCAACCAAGCACAGGATCCAAACGCCAACCTGGGTACTTCTGAAATAGAGCCCCAGACTTTATCCAACTTACCAAAGAATTCATTGATTTGTCAGGATGAGGCTGAAATCCAGACTCCAGACCAAGATTTGACTGGTCAACCCCTAGAAGTAGAAGCCCAAGCAGAAAACTGGAATCTGGAAACTGCCAAAATCCAGCCAGAGGCTTTGATTTCTCAACACAGAAGCATAGAAATCTCAAAGGACGAGGCTGAAATTTCTGCTCAAGGTTTGTCTAGTAAACCTATATATGTTGAAGCAGAGACCTGGATGGAAACCGCTGAAATCCAGCCAAAGTCTTCATTTTCACAATACAGAAACTTGGAGATCTCACTCGACGAGACTCAAATTCCTCCTCAAGCATCGTCTGGTCAACCCCTACAAGCAGAAACAGAAACCTGGTTGGAAACTGATGAAACCCAGCCAGAGCTTTTGTCTGCTCAATGCCAAAACATGGAAACCCTTCTGGACGTAGCCGAAACCCAGCCTCAGGCTTTGTCAAGCCAACCAAGAGATTCAGAAACCTTCTTAAGCAAGTTTGAAACCCAGCCCTGGGCTCCTTCCAGTCCAGCTGAGGACTTTGTACCATACCTGTACAAGCCAGTACCAAAGCCTCAGGTTTCTCCAAGCCTCTCCCAGGACCCTGAGGCCTACACCACAGACTATTTTACAGGTTCTGCTCCTTCTACAGAAACCTTTTCTACTGGCAGTGACCTCTCCCAACCGGCTGACACCACTCTGAGGCGGAACCAACAGCACAGCAAATCGATTCTGAAACCAAGAGGTCAGAACGGATCCACTAAAGTAAAACCCAGAGATTCGCAGAAGAGCCAGAGGAGTGTTCTTGAGAGGGTGAAGTGCTCCATCTCTTTTGCTGGAAGGTTCTCTGAGAGGAGAAGTaagcgagagagaaacagaaggagcGGTAAAGGTGAGGCGATGAAAGCGTTGAAGTTTTCCATCTGA